TAAGAGGTACTGGTTCTACAAAAACTTTCACAATCAGAAAAATGTCTGGTGATGTAGGTGTAGAGAGAGTATTCCCTATCAACCTTCCTGCACTTCAAAAAATTGAGGTTGACAGAAGAGGTAGAGTTAGAAGAGCTAGAATCTACTACTTCAGAGATCTTAGAGGTAAAAAAGCGAGAATTAAAGACGCTGCTTACAAGAAGAAATAATTCAGACAACAATAAATGCAAAAGGAAGCTGTTTACTCGTAAACAGCTTCTTTTTTTATGGGTAATTGGTAATGAGTACTCTTATATCATGAATTTTGGCATTCTGAAAAGAGCCTTATTAAAAATAATATTTCTCTTTTTATATTACTTATCCTTTTGTCTTGAAACAAAAGGATACAAAAATTCAAGACTGGAATTATCCGCTAAAAATTTAAATGTACTCCTAAAATTTCCAAACTCGCATGGATCATTCTCTACTGCTTCGATTCAAAATTACTCCCATACTCAGACAGTGGAAATTTTTTAACGGATTACATTCAAATTTTATTAACGCTCCTAATTCCTAAGTCGATTAAAGAGCCTGTTTACATCTATATTTTCAAATATAACTTTTTACTTTCCAGAATTTTGCCATCTTGGAAGGATCTCAGCTTCATATTTTAATACATTTTTTTATATCCTTATCCTTTTATCTTGAAACAAAAGGATACAAAAATTCAAGACTGGAATTATCCGCTAAAAATTTAAATGTACTCCTAAAATTTCCAAACTCGCATGGATCATTCTCTACTGCTTCGATTCAAAATTACCCCTATGTTCAGACAGTGGAAATTTTTTAACGGATTACATTCAAATTTTCTTAACGCTCCTAATTCCTAAGTCGATTAAAGAGCCTATTTACATCTATATTTTCAAATATGACTTTTTACTTTCCAGAATTTTATCATCTTGTAAGGGTTTCAGCTTCGTATTTTAATACATTTTTTTATCCTTATCCTTTTGTCTTGAAACAAAAGTATACAAAAATTCAAGACTGGAATTATCCGCTAAAAATTTAAACGTACTCCTAAAATTTCCAAACTCGCATGCATCATT
This is a stretch of genomic DNA from Chryseobacterium tructae. It encodes these proteins:
- the rplS gene encoding 50S ribosomal protein L19; translated protein: MDLLKYVQDKYIAKKEFPEFKAGDTITVYYEIKEGQKTRTQFFKGTVIQLRGTGSTKTFTIRKMSGDVGVERVFPINLPALQKIEVDRRGRVRRARIYYFRDLRGKKARIKDAAYKKK